One window from the genome of Pseudonocardia hierapolitana encodes:
- a CDS encoding protein kinase domain-containing protein gives MDRGRRRRRPARPAAVARHRVRRGIRPRGRRGGFRPLPEGAATVLASRLAQALAHLHAAGVVHRDLKPSNVLLSADGPRLIDFGIARAVRQHPLRHVGGRSHGGADRGWGWVNRRPPHVTPSVGLGAC, from the coding sequence GTGGACCGCGGCCGTCGTCGCCGCCGACCCGCACGCCCCGCAGCCGTGGCTCGCCACCGAGTACGTCGCGGGATCCGACCTCGCGGCCGCCGTGGCGGCTTCCGGCCCCTCCCCGAGGGCGCCGCGACGGTCCTCGCGAGCCGGCTCGCCCAGGCACTGGCGCACCTGCACGCCGCCGGTGTGGTGCACCGCGATCTCAAACCGTCCAACGTCCTGCTGAGCGCGGACGGGCCCCGCCTCATCGACTTCGGTATCGCACGCGCGGTGCGGCAGCACCCTCTTCGTCACGTCGGAGGCCGGTCTCACGGTGGTGCCGATCGAGGGTGGGGGTGGGTGAACCGGCGCCCGCCGCATGTCACCCCGTCCGTAGGCTTGGGGGCATGCTGA
- the groES gene encoding co-chaperone GroES has product MANIKPLEDKIVVQASEAETTTASGIVIPDTAKEKPQEGKVLAVGPGRIDDNGNRVPLDVNVGDVVIYSKYGGTEVKYNGEEYLILSARDVLAVVN; this is encoded by the coding sequence GTGGCGAACATCAAGCCGCTCGAGGACAAGATCGTCGTCCAGGCCAGCGAGGCCGAGACCACCACCGCGTCCGGCATCGTCATCCCGGACACCGCCAAGGAGAAGCCGCAGGAGGGCAAGGTCCTCGCGGTCGGCCCCGGGCGCATCGACGACAACGGCAACCGCGTCCCGCTCGACGTGAACGTCGGCGATGTCGTCATCTACTCGAAGTACGGCGGCACCGAGGTCAAGTACAACGGCGAGGAGTACCTCATCCTCTCCGCCCGCGACGTGCTCGCGGTCGTCAACTGA
- the groL gene encoding chaperonin GroEL (60 kDa chaperone family; promotes refolding of misfolded polypeptides especially under stressful conditions; forms two stacked rings of heptamers to form a barrel-shaped 14mer; ends can be capped by GroES; misfolded proteins enter the barrel where they are refolded when GroES binds): protein MPKQISFDETARRALERGVNQLADAVKVTLGPRGRHVVLDKKFGGPTVTNDGVTIAREIDLDDPFENLGAQLAKSVATKTNDVAGDGTTTATVLAQAMVAAGLRNVAAGANPTALGKGISAAAEKVAEVLKEKAIPVEGKAIAQVGTIASREEEIGALISEALEKVGTDGVITVEEGSTLATELEITEGLQFDKGYLSPYFVTDAESMEAVLEDAYVLLHQEKISAIADLLPLLEKVLGEGKPLLIVAEDVEGEALSTLVVNSIRKTVKVAAVKSPFFGDRRKAFMDDLATATGGTVIKPEVGLKLSEAGLDLLGRVRRVVVTKDNTTLVEGAGSKEAIEGRIAQLRREIDETDSDWDREKLQERLAKLAGGVAVIKAGAATETALKERKHRIEDAVSATRAAVEEGIVPGGGSALVQAAKALDGGLGLSGDEATGVAVVRKALTAPLFWIAANGGQEGAVVVGKVAEQEWGQGFNAATLTYGDLMADGVIDPVKVTRSAVVNAASIARMVLTTESSVVDKPEPPAPAAGGHGHGHGHGH from the coding sequence ATGCCGAAGCAGATCAGCTTCGACGAGACGGCGCGCCGGGCGCTGGAGCGCGGGGTGAACCAGCTGGCCGACGCGGTCAAGGTCACCCTCGGCCCGCGTGGGCGCCACGTCGTGCTGGACAAGAAGTTCGGTGGGCCGACCGTCACCAACGACGGCGTCACCATCGCCCGCGAGATCGACCTGGACGACCCGTTCGAGAACCTGGGCGCCCAGCTCGCGAAGTCCGTCGCCACCAAGACGAACGACGTCGCGGGTGACGGCACCACCACCGCCACCGTCCTCGCCCAGGCGATGGTCGCCGCAGGCCTGCGCAACGTGGCGGCCGGCGCCAACCCCACCGCGCTCGGCAAGGGCATCTCGGCCGCCGCCGAGAAGGTGGCCGAGGTGCTCAAGGAGAAGGCCATCCCCGTCGAGGGGAAGGCCATCGCGCAGGTCGGCACCATCGCCTCCCGCGAGGAGGAGATCGGCGCGCTGATCAGCGAGGCGCTCGAGAAGGTCGGCACCGACGGCGTCATCACCGTCGAGGAGGGCTCCACGCTCGCCACCGAGCTGGAGATCACCGAGGGCCTGCAGTTCGACAAGGGCTACCTCTCGCCGTACTTCGTCACCGACGCCGAGTCGATGGAGGCAGTGCTCGAGGACGCCTACGTCCTCCTGCACCAGGAGAAGATCAGCGCGATCGCCGACCTGCTCCCGCTTCTGGAGAAGGTGCTCGGTGAGGGCAAGCCGCTGCTGATCGTGGCCGAGGACGTCGAGGGCGAGGCCCTGTCCACCCTCGTCGTCAACTCGATCCGCAAGACCGTCAAGGTCGCCGCGGTCAAGTCGCCGTTCTTCGGTGACCGCCGCAAGGCGTTCATGGACGACCTCGCGACCGCCACCGGCGGCACGGTTATCAAGCCCGAGGTCGGCCTCAAGCTCTCCGAGGCCGGGCTGGACCTGCTCGGCCGGGTTCGGCGCGTCGTGGTCACCAAGGACAACACCACCCTCGTCGAGGGCGCGGGGTCCAAGGAGGCCATCGAGGGGCGCATCGCGCAGCTGCGCCGCGAGATCGACGAGACCGACTCCGACTGGGACCGCGAGAAGCTGCAGGAGCGGCTCGCGAAGCTCGCGGGCGGCGTCGCCGTCATCAAGGCCGGTGCCGCCACCGAGACGGCCCTCAAGGAGCGCAAGCACCGCATCGAGGACGCCGTGTCGGCGACTCGGGCAGCGGTCGAGGAGGGCATCGTCCCCGGCGGCGGGTCCGCGCTGGTGCAGGCCGCCAAGGCTCTCGACGGCGGCCTCGGCCTCAGCGGTGACGAGGCCACCGGTGTCGCCGTCGTGCGCAAGGCGCTCACCGCGCCGCTGTTCTGGATCGCCGCCAACGGTGGCCAGGAGGGCGCCGTCGTCGTCGGCAAGGTCGCGGAGCAGGAGTGGGGCCAGGGCTTCAACGCCGCCACCCTCACCTACGGCGACCTCATGGCCGACGGCGTGATCGACCCGGTCAAGGTCACCCGGTCCGCCGTGGTGAACGCCGCGTCGATCGCCCGGATGGTGCTCACCACCGAGAGCTCGGTCGTCGACAAGCCGGAGCCGCCGGCGCCCGCCGCGGGCGGCCACGGCCACGGCCACGGTCACGGCCACTGA
- a CDS encoding MerR family transcriptional regulator, whose translation MAHTADAPGLTVAATARRLGVAPGTLRTWDRRYGIGPSDHAPGRHRRYSTADVARLELMQRALVRGVSPGDAARYALSVQEPECAPVRPEPDESRARVGGRVLRLPSVDGRARGLGRAALALDSVAVSGLLAESVRSDGVEITWDELVRPVLGAVGTRWADTATGVEVEHLVTACVSAVFGALLGRTGPAAHDTRPVLLAAMPGEQHALPILALAAALHAHGVVPRYLGADLPADALAAAARRTAPVAVVLWSLMPGTADPCMLSAMPRTRPRYRTFAAGPGWADAALPRRTGRLTSLRAAVTAISDAVLV comes from the coding sequence GTGGCCCATACCGCGGACGCGCCGGGTCTCACCGTGGCCGCGACGGCGCGTCGGCTCGGGGTGGCCCCCGGCACGCTGCGCACCTGGGATCGCCGCTACGGGATCGGGCCCAGCGACCACGCGCCCGGCCGGCACCGCCGCTACTCGACGGCCGACGTGGCCCGCCTCGAGCTGATGCAGCGCGCGCTCGTGCGCGGGGTGTCCCCCGGCGACGCGGCGCGCTACGCGCTGTCCGTCCAGGAGCCCGAGTGTGCGCCCGTGCGGCCGGAGCCGGACGAGAGCCGCGCGCGGGTCGGCGGCCGGGTGCTGCGGCTGCCGAGTGTGGACGGCCGCGCCCGCGGCCTGGGCCGCGCAGCGCTCGCGCTCGACTCCGTGGCGGTCTCCGGCCTGCTCGCCGAGTCGGTGCGCAGCGACGGGGTCGAGATCACGTGGGACGAGCTCGTGCGGCCGGTGCTCGGGGCGGTCGGCACGCGGTGGGCCGACACCGCCACCGGTGTGGAGGTCGAGCACCTCGTCACCGCCTGCGTGAGCGCCGTCTTCGGGGCGCTGCTCGGCCGGACGGGACCGGCCGCCCACGACACTCGCCCCGTGCTGCTCGCCGCGATGCCGGGGGAGCAGCACGCCCTGCCGATCCTCGCGCTGGCGGCCGCGCTGCACGCACACGGCGTCGTCCCCCGCTACCTGGGCGCGGACCTGCCGGCCGACGCCCTCGCGGCAGCGGCGCGGCGCACGGCCCCGGTCGCCGTGGTGCTCTGGTCGCTGATGCCGGGCACCGCCGACCCGTGCATGCTCTCGGCAATGCCCCGCACCCGCCCCCGCTACCGCACGTTCGCCGCCGGCCCCGGATGGGCCGACGCCGCGCTCCCGCGGCGCACCGGCCGGCTGACGTCGCTGCGCGCCGCCGTCACGGCGATCAGCGACGCGGTCCTGGTGTGA
- a CDS encoding response regulator transcription factor yields MTTVLICDDRRSVREGLTRVMSAVPGVHRIDCVAHGDELLARFSRQPVDVVLVGTQRAVPTGVEATRRLVAAHPQANVIVFGAPDDAGSIAAAIAGGARGYLRWDASRPELVAALAHTLASTAVPTPRAPTDPGVQLTERELQVLRGMSQGKSNGQIGRELYLSEDTVKTHARRLFRKLGVRDRAQAVAHGFRRGLVS; encoded by the coding sequence GTGACGACGGTACTCATCTGCGACGATCGTCGCAGCGTCCGCGAAGGCCTGACCCGCGTGATGTCCGCGGTGCCGGGGGTGCACCGGATCGATTGCGTTGCGCACGGGGACGAGCTGCTGGCGAGGTTCTCCCGGCAGCCGGTGGACGTGGTTCTGGTCGGTACCCAGCGTGCGGTGCCCACCGGGGTCGAGGCCACCCGGCGGCTGGTCGCCGCCCATCCACAAGCCAACGTCATCGTCTTCGGCGCCCCCGACGACGCGGGCAGCATCGCTGCCGCGATCGCCGGTGGTGCACGCGGCTACCTGCGTTGGGACGCGTCGCGCCCCGAGCTGGTCGCCGCGCTCGCGCACACGCTGGCGAGCACGGCCGTACCGACGCCCCGTGCGCCAACGGATCCCGGCGTGCAGCTCACCGAGCGCGAGCTCCAGGTGCTGCGCGGCATGAGCCAGGGCAAGAGCAACGGCCAGATCGGCCGCGAGCTCTACCTGTCGGAGGACACGGTCAAGACCCACGCACGGCGCCTGTTCCGCAAGCTCGGCGTGCGTGACCGGGCCCAGGCCGTGGCCCACGGCTTCCGCAGGGGCCTCGTCTCCTGA
- a CDS encoding sigma-70 family RNA polymerase sigma factor: protein MSEQTDVPDELVARAMTGDHQAVGALIALIRPMVVRYCRARLGRVDRSSVSADDVAQEVCLAVLTALPGYRVQGRPFLAFVYGIASHKVIDAHRAATRNRSEPVADIPDAVESADGPEQRALRIELSSEMGKLLDTLPEKQREILVLRVVVGLSAEETAEAVGSTPGAVRVAQHRALARLRKSMPEEEVV, encoded by the coding sequence ATGAGTGAGCAGACAGACGTACCCGACGAACTGGTGGCCCGTGCCATGACGGGCGACCACCAGGCAGTCGGGGCATTGATCGCGCTCATCCGGCCCATGGTCGTGCGTTACTGCCGGGCACGGCTGGGCCGAGTGGACAGGTCGTCGGTCTCCGCCGACGACGTTGCACAGGAGGTGTGTTTGGCCGTGCTCACGGCCTTGCCCGGGTACCGCGTGCAGGGACGACCGTTCCTCGCGTTCGTGTACGGGATCGCCTCGCACAAGGTGATCGACGCCCACCGGGCAGCCACCCGGAACCGGTCGGAGCCGGTCGCGGACATCCCGGACGCGGTCGAGTCGGCCGACGGGCCCGAACAGCGCGCGCTGCGGATCGAACTGTCGAGCGAGATGGGCAAGCTGCTCGACACGCTCCCCGAGAAGCAGCGGGAGATCCTCGTGCTGCGCGTCGTCGTTGGACTGTCGGCAGAGGAGACGGCCGAGGCCGTCGGCTCCACCCCGGGAGCGGTCCGGGTTGCACAGCACAGGGCGCTCGCGCGCCTGCGGAAGTCGATGCCCGAGGAGGAGGTGGTCTGA
- a CDS encoding anti-sigma-D factor RsdA: protein MPDDTLHPFGGNHNGHNGHKGTNGSRPPGMQSKPVAFDDLAEPVDLVAVQADDELINALAAGMSVSAPGVGGYDADDRVAAILAAWKADVDADPVPELVDVDTAVSTLLAARPPSGRTRHLVPVAAAAAFLVLAIGGVSVTSYNANPDDALWGISKVLYSERAESVEAAARVEERIESAKDALAAGQPVLAAQELAQAEKDLQVVRPQEGQDELAEAQDFLQAKAAETPEGTKVNPASPLATQPSRRVPESVREPRPSESDDPDSTTQEPDPSSATGEGEPGPEVASTPDENTGNPTTRPTADPRRAVAPEDAGSAPTSSPKPPPPGNGEGEPDDPTSGGNPPATSEGRPDATTSPSPSNEVDGEAPDTGGPSASGAEAPTATN from the coding sequence GTGCCCGACGACACGCTCCACCCCTTCGGCGGCAACCACAACGGCCACAACGGCCACAAAGGCACGAACGGGTCCCGGCCCCCCGGCATGCAGTCGAAGCCCGTCGCCTTCGACGATCTGGCCGAGCCGGTCGACCTGGTCGCCGTTCAGGCCGACGACGAGCTCATCAACGCCCTGGCCGCCGGCATGTCCGTCTCGGCGCCCGGGGTCGGCGGCTACGACGCCGACGATCGCGTAGCCGCGATACTCGCCGCCTGGAAGGCGGACGTCGACGCCGATCCGGTGCCGGAGCTCGTCGACGTCGACACGGCGGTGTCCACACTGCTCGCCGCGCGCCCACCGTCCGGGCGCACCCGGCACCTGGTGCCGGTCGCAGCGGCGGCCGCGTTCCTGGTCCTCGCCATCGGCGGTGTGTCGGTCACCTCCTACAACGCCAATCCGGACGACGCCCTGTGGGGCATCTCGAAGGTGCTCTACAGCGAGCGGGCCGAGTCGGTGGAGGCGGCGGCCCGCGTCGAGGAGCGGATCGAGAGCGCCAAGGACGCGCTCGCTGCCGGACAGCCCGTGCTCGCAGCGCAGGAGCTCGCGCAGGCCGAGAAGGATCTGCAGGTCGTTCGTCCCCAGGAGGGCCAGGACGAGCTGGCGGAGGCGCAGGACTTCCTCCAGGCGAAGGCCGCCGAGACCCCCGAGGGCACGAAGGTGAACCCGGCGTCGCCGCTCGCCACGCAGCCCTCACGGCGGGTTCCGGAGAGCGTCCGCGAGCCGCGGCCGTCGGAGTCCGATGACCCCGACAGCACCACCCAGGAGCCGGACCCGTCGTCCGCCACCGGGGAGGGTGAGCCCGGGCCGGAGGTCGCCAGCACGCCGGATGAGAACACCGGCAACCCGACGACCCGCCCCACCGCCGACCCCCGGCGGGCGGTCGCGCCGGAGGACGCCGGCTCGGCGCCCACCAGCAGCCCGAAGCCGCCCCCGCCCGGGAACGGTGAGGGCGAGCCGGACGACCCGACGAGCGGGGGCAACCCGCCCGCCACGTCGGAGGGCAGGCCCGATGCCACGACCTCACCGTCACCGAGCAATGAGGTCGACGGCGAGGCACCTGATACCGGTGGCCCGAGCGCGTCCGGCGCGGAAGCCCCGACCGCCACCAACTGA
- a CDS encoding DUF5319 domain-containing protein has translation MRHVSRDALPPDPFAGDPHDPALSLDGPETVEQESLSEAERDEVVADLADLAVYQALLEARGVRGIVVDCGDCGEQHFHEWSLLRSSLQQLLDEGQMRPHEPAFDPDPTNYVTWEYCRGYADAVLSDS, from the coding sequence GTGAGGCACGTGTCACGTGATGCGCTGCCACCGGACCCGTTCGCCGGAGATCCGCACGACCCCGCGCTGTCGCTCGACGGCCCGGAGACAGTCGAGCAGGAGTCGCTGAGCGAGGCCGAGCGCGACGAAGTGGTGGCCGACCTCGCCGATCTCGCTGTCTACCAGGCACTCCTCGAGGCCCGTGGCGTGCGCGGCATCGTCGTCGATTGCGGCGACTGCGGTGAGCAGCACTTCCACGAGTGGAGCCTGCTGCGCTCCAGCCTCCAGCAGCTGCTCGACGAGGGCCAGATGCGGCCCCACGAGCCGGCCTTCGACCCCGACCCCACCAACTACGTCACCTGGGAGTACTGCCGCGGCTACGCCGATGCGGTGCTGTCCGACTCCTGA
- the guaB gene encoding IMP dehydrogenase, with protein MTTEAASQELAPKFAMLGLTFDDVLLLPAESDVVPSTADTSTQVTRRVRLKVPIVSSPMDTVTESRMAIAMARAGGLGVLHRNLSPEEQAAQVEVVKRSEAGMVTDPVTCSPDDTLADVDALCAKFRISGVPVTDAGGHLVGIITNRDMRFEMDHSRPVHEVMTHAPLITARVGVTAEAALGLLRRHKLEKLPIIDGDGILRGLITIKDFNKTEKYPLATKDPDGRLVVAAAVGVGDEGYARAMSLVDAGVDVLIVDTAHGHSRRVLETVAKLKAEVGHTVDVVGGNVATRAGAAALVEAGVDAVKVGVGPGSICTTRVVAGVGAPQITAIYEAAQACAAAGVPVIGDGGIQYSGDITKAIVAGASTVMLGSLLAGTAESPGEVILVGGKQFKTYRGMGSIGAMRSRGDARSYSKDRYAQDDVLSEDKLVPEGIEGRIPFRGPLAQVVHQLVGGLRSGMGYAGAQTIEQLQQAQLVRITAAGLKESHPHDITMTVEAPNYSAR; from the coding sequence ATGACGACCGAGGCCGCGAGCCAGGAACTGGCCCCCAAGTTCGCGATGCTGGGCCTGACGTTCGACGACGTGCTCCTGCTGCCCGCCGAGTCCGACGTCGTGCCGAGCACGGCCGATACGAGCACGCAGGTCACGCGTCGCGTCCGGTTGAAGGTGCCGATCGTGTCCTCCCCCATGGACACCGTCACCGAGTCCCGGATGGCGATCGCGATGGCCCGCGCAGGCGGCCTGGGCGTGCTGCACCGCAACCTGTCGCCCGAGGAGCAGGCGGCGCAGGTCGAGGTGGTGAAGCGATCCGAGGCCGGGATGGTCACCGACCCGGTCACCTGCTCGCCCGACGACACCCTCGCCGACGTCGACGCGCTGTGCGCCAAGTTCCGGATCTCCGGCGTGCCGGTCACCGACGCGGGCGGCCATCTGGTCGGGATCATCACCAACCGGGACATGCGGTTCGAGATGGACCACTCCCGGCCGGTGCACGAGGTCATGACGCACGCGCCGTTGATCACCGCGCGGGTCGGCGTCACCGCGGAGGCCGCGCTCGGGCTGCTCCGCCGCCACAAGCTGGAGAAGCTGCCGATCATCGACGGCGACGGCATCCTGCGCGGCCTCATCACGATCAAGGACTTCAACAAGACGGAGAAGTACCCGCTCGCCACGAAGGACCCGGACGGCCGGCTCGTGGTCGCGGCCGCGGTGGGCGTCGGCGACGAGGGGTACGCGCGCGCGATGAGCCTCGTGGACGCCGGGGTCGACGTGCTGATCGTCGACACCGCCCACGGCCACTCCCGCCGGGTGCTGGAGACCGTCGCCAAGCTCAAGGCCGAGGTGGGCCACACCGTCGACGTGGTCGGCGGCAACGTCGCCACCCGCGCGGGGGCGGCCGCTCTCGTCGAGGCGGGCGTCGACGCGGTGAAGGTCGGCGTCGGCCCGGGCTCGATCTGCACCACCCGCGTGGTGGCGGGCGTCGGCGCACCGCAGATCACGGCGATCTACGAGGCCGCACAGGCGTGCGCCGCCGCGGGCGTGCCGGTGATCGGCGACGGCGGCATCCAGTACTCGGGCGACATCACCAAGGCGATCGTGGCCGGCGCGTCCACCGTGATGCTCGGCAGCCTGCTCGCCGGCACGGCCGAGTCGCCGGGTGAGGTGATCCTCGTCGGCGGCAAGCAGTTCAAGACCTACCGCGGCATGGGGTCGATCGGGGCCATGCGCTCGCGCGGCGACGCCCGGTCCTACTCGAAGGACCGCTACGCGCAGGACGACGTGCTCAGCGAGGACAAGCTGGTGCCGGAGGGCATCGAGGGCCGCATCCCGTTCCGCGGGCCGCTCGCGCAGGTGGTGCACCAGCTCGTGGGCGGGTTGCGATCGGGCATGGGCTACGCGGGCGCCCAGACGATCGAGCAGCTCCAGCAGGCGCAGCTCGTGCGGATCACCGCAGCGGGGCTCAAGGAGAGCCACCCGCACGACATCACGATGACGGTCGAGGCGCCCAACTACTCGGCGCGCTAG
- a CDS encoding GuaB3 family IMP dehydrogenase-related protein — translation MRDLVEIGMGREARRSYDLNQVEIVPSRRTRSSQEVSTAWQLDAYQFGIPLVTHPTDAIVSPATAVRIGRLGGLPVLNAEGLWARHADAEGALERVVAAADDDDPLAAIRLLQELHSAPIQPDLLAEALKTVREAGVTVAARVSPQRARELTPDLLAGGVEILVVQGTIISAEHVSGGEPLNLKEFINSLDVPVVAGGVGDYRTAMHLMRTGAAGVIVGYGESSATTTDDVLGIGVPMATAIVDAAAARRDYLDETGGRYVHVIADGGMAGSGDMAKAIACGADAVMLGEQLAGAAESPGRGLYWTSAVAHPSLPRSEITGFLQGEIDLETLLHGPTRSPYGTVNLFGALRRAMAKTGYSDLKEFQRVGLTVRG, via the coding sequence GTGCGTGACCTCGTGGAGATCGGGATGGGCCGGGAGGCCCGTCGCAGCTACGACCTGAACCAGGTCGAGATCGTGCCGTCCCGGCGGACGCGCAGTTCCCAGGAGGTCTCGACCGCCTGGCAGCTCGACGCGTACCAGTTCGGGATCCCGCTCGTCACCCATCCCACCGACGCGATCGTGTCGCCCGCCACCGCGGTGCGGATCGGCCGGCTCGGCGGTCTGCCGGTGCTCAACGCGGAGGGCCTGTGGGCCCGCCACGCCGACGCCGAGGGTGCCCTGGAGCGCGTCGTGGCCGCGGCGGACGACGACGACCCCCTCGCCGCCATCCGGCTGCTGCAGGAGCTGCACTCCGCCCCGATCCAGCCCGACCTGCTCGCCGAGGCGCTGAAGACCGTGCGCGAGGCCGGCGTCACGGTCGCCGCCCGGGTGAGCCCGCAGCGCGCCCGCGAGCTCACCCCCGACCTGCTCGCAGGCGGCGTCGAGATCCTCGTCGTGCAGGGCACGATCATCTCCGCCGAGCACGTGTCCGGCGGGGAGCCGCTGAACCTCAAGGAGTTCATCAACTCCCTCGACGTCCCGGTGGTCGCGGGCGGCGTCGGCGACTACCGCACGGCCATGCACCTCATGCGCACCGGCGCCGCAGGCGTGATCGTCGGGTACGGCGAGTCGTCGGCCACCACCACCGACGACGTGCTCGGCATCGGCGTGCCGATGGCCACGGCCATCGTCGACGCGGCCGCCGCCCGCCGGGACTACCTCGACGAGACGGGCGGCCGGTACGTCCACGTGATCGCCGACGGCGGCATGGCCGGCTCCGGCGACATGGCCAAGGCGATCGCCTGCGGCGCCGACGCCGTGATGCTGGGCGAGCAGCTCGCAGGCGCGGCCGAGAGCCCGGGCCGCGGCCTGTACTGGACCTCGGCGGTGGCACACCCGTCGCTGCCCCGGTCGGAGATCACGGGGTTCCTCCAGGGCGAGATCGACCTGGAGACCCTGCTCCACGGCCCGACCCGCAGCCCGTACGGCACCGTCAACCTCTTCGGCGCCCTGCGGCGGGCGATGGCGAAGACGGGCTACTCGGACCTGAAGGAGTTCCAGCGGGTCGGGCTCACCGTCCGCGGCTGA
- the guaA gene encoding glutamine-hydrolyzing GMP synthase: protein MQPPTVLVVDYGAQYAQLIARRVREAQVYSEIIPGDMPVAEIVARKPAALILSGGPSSVYEPGAPAVDPELFRTGIPVLGLCYGFQAMAQALGGDVAPDGTREYGRTELTLCGGSALHDGLPERHPVWMSHGDSVVRAPEGFTVTASSERATVAAFEDPVRRLAGVQYHPEVGHSPHGQEVLRRFLHEVAGITPGWTTSSIIDDTIDAVRAQVGEGRAICGLSGGVDSAVAAALVQRAIGDRLTCVFVDHGLLRSGEREQVERDFVAATGAKLHTVDARDRFLDALAGVSDPEQKRKIIGREFIRVFEAATAEVAESEHVGFLVQGTLYPDVVESGGGSGTATIKSHHNVGGLPDDLEFELVEPLRALFKDEVRRVGAELGLPETIVHRQPFPGPGLGIRIIGEVTADRLATLRAADAIAREELTYAGLDRDIWQCPVVLLADVRSVGVQGDGRTYGHPVVLRPVSSEDAMTADWTRLPYDLLERISTRITNEVAEVNRVVLDVTSKPPGTIEWE, encoded by the coding sequence GTGCAGCCCCCCACCGTCCTCGTCGTCGACTACGGCGCGCAGTACGCCCAGCTGATCGCCCGCCGGGTGCGGGAGGCGCAGGTCTACTCGGAGATCATCCCGGGCGACATGCCGGTCGCCGAGATCGTCGCCCGCAAGCCCGCTGCGCTGATCCTCTCCGGCGGGCCGTCGAGCGTGTACGAGCCGGGTGCGCCGGCCGTCGATCCCGAGCTGTTCCGCACCGGGATCCCGGTGCTCGGGCTCTGCTACGGGTTCCAGGCGATGGCGCAGGCGCTCGGCGGGGACGTGGCCCCGGACGGCACCCGCGAGTACGGCCGCACCGAGCTCACCCTCTGCGGCGGGAGCGCGTTGCACGACGGGCTGCCGGAGCGGCACCCGGTGTGGATGAGCCACGGCGACTCCGTGGTGCGCGCCCCGGAGGGCTTCACGGTCACGGCCTCGTCGGAGCGGGCGACGGTGGCGGCGTTCGAGGACCCGGTGCGCCGGCTGGCCGGCGTGCAGTACCACCCCGAGGTCGGGCACTCCCCGCACGGGCAGGAGGTGCTGCGCCGGTTCCTGCACGAGGTCGCGGGCATCACGCCCGGCTGGACCACCTCGTCGATCATCGACGACACGATCGACGCCGTGCGCGCGCAGGTGGGTGAGGGGCGGGCCATCTGCGGCCTCTCCGGTGGCGTCGACTCGGCCGTGGCGGCGGCGCTCGTGCAGCGCGCCATCGGCGACCGGCTCACGTGCGTGTTCGTCGACCACGGCCTGCTGCGCTCCGGCGAGCGAGAGCAGGTGGAGCGCGACTTCGTCGCCGCCACGGGCGCGAAGCTGCACACCGTCGACGCCCGGGACCGCTTCCTCGACGCGCTCGCAGGGGTCAGCGACCCCGAGCAGAAGCGCAAGATCATCGGCCGGGAGTTCATCCGGGTCTTCGAGGCCGCCACGGCGGAGGTCGCGGAGAGCGAACACGTCGGCTTTCTCGTGCAGGGCACGCTCTACCCGGACGTCGTCGAGTCAGGCGGCGGGTCGGGCACGGCCACCATCAAGAGCCACCACAACGTCGGCGGGCTGCCGGACGACCTCGAGTTCGAGCTGGTGGAGCCGCTGCGGGCGCTGTTCAAGGACGAGGTGCGCCGGGTGGGCGCCGAGCTGGGCCTGCCCGAGACGATCGTGCACCGCCAGCCGTTCCCCGGGCCCGGCCTCGGCATCCGGATCATCGGTGAGGTCACGGCCGACCGGCTGGCCACGCTGCGAGCCGCCGACGCGATCGCCCGCGAGGAGCTCACCTACGCGGGGCTCGACCGCGACATCTGGCAGTGCCCGGTGGTGTTGCTGGCCGACGTGCGCAGCGTCGGCGTGCAGGGCGACGGGCGCACGTACGGCCACCCCGTGGTGCTGCGTCCCGTCTCCAGCGAGGACGCGATGACCGCCGACTGGACCCGGCTGCCCTACGACCTGCTGGAGCGCATCTCCACGCGCATCACCAACGAAGTGGCCGAGGTCAACCGGGTCGTCCTGGACGTCACGAGCAAGCCCCCGGGCACCATCGAGTGGGAATAG